One Thermoanaerobacter pseudethanolicus ATCC 33223 DNA window includes the following coding sequences:
- the gltA gene encoding NADPH-dependent glutamate synthase, translated as MAVKDRVPMKEQDPKERIKNFNEVALGYTEEEAILEASRCIQCPKPTCVAGCPVHVRIPEFIKAITKREFEEAYKIIKSTNSLPAVCGRVCPQEEQCEKNCVLNKIGKPIAIGRLERFVADYALQNNIEEEVKPEKKNKKVAIIGGGPAGLTCAGDLLKMGYDVTIFEALHALGGVLTYGIPEFRLPKRIVEAEIERLKKLGAKVETNVVVGRTVTIDQLMEEEGFEAVFVGTGAGLPKLMDISGKNLNGVYSANEFLTRINLMKAYKFPEYDTPIAVGKRVAVIGGGNVAMDAARSALRLEGVEEVIVVYRRSKEEMPARLEEIEHAIEEGIKFEFLANPIRINGTEDGWVKSMDVIRMELGEPDSSGRRRPIEIPGSEFTIEVDTVIMALGTSPNNLIPSTTKDIDVQRWGGIIADETGKTSKPGVFAGGDAVTGAATVILAMGAGKQAAKAIDEYLRNKK; from the coding sequence ATGGCCGTTAAAGATAGAGTTCCTATGAAAGAGCAAGATCCAAAAGAAAGGATAAAGAATTTTAATGAAGTAGCACTGGGTTATACAGAGGAGGAAGCAATTCTAGAGGCTTCCAGGTGTATTCAATGCCCGAAACCTACTTGTGTGGCCGGGTGCCCTGTCCATGTTAGAATACCAGAGTTTATAAAAGCAATTACGAAAAGAGAATTTGAAGAGGCTTATAAAATAATAAAGAGTACAAATAGTTTACCTGCCGTCTGTGGCAGAGTATGTCCGCAGGAAGAACAGTGTGAAAAGAATTGCGTATTAAATAAAATTGGCAAACCTATTGCTATTGGAAGATTAGAGAGATTTGTAGCTGATTATGCTCTTCAAAATAATATTGAAGAAGAAGTAAAGCCTGAGAAGAAAAATAAAAAAGTGGCTATAATAGGTGGAGGACCTGCAGGACTTACTTGTGCAGGAGACCTTCTAAAAATGGGCTATGATGTTACAATTTTTGAGGCTTTGCATGCTTTGGGTGGAGTTTTGACCTATGGGATTCCCGAATTTAGATTACCCAAGAGAATTGTGGAAGCAGAAATAGAAAGATTAAAGAAATTAGGTGCAAAAGTTGAGACTAACGTGGTTGTAGGAAGGACAGTTACAATTGACCAATTAATGGAGGAAGAAGGCTTTGAAGCAGTATTTGTTGGCACAGGTGCTGGACTTCCTAAGTTAATGGATATTTCGGGCAAGAATTTGAACGGCGTTTATTCTGCTAATGAATTTTTGACAAGAATAAATCTCATGAAGGCGTATAAATTCCCTGAATATGATACACCTATTGCAGTAGGTAAGAGAGTAGCTGTAATAGGTGGAGGAAACGTTGCAATGGATGCTGCTCGTTCTGCATTAAGGCTTGAAGGAGTAGAAGAGGTAATAGTAGTGTACAGGCGTTCAAAGGAAGAGATGCCAGCAAGGCTGGAAGAAATAGAGCATGCCATTGAAGAAGGGATAAAATTTGAGTTTTTAGCTAATCCAATAAGGATAAATGGAACAGAAGATGGATGGGTAAAAAGCATGGATGTAATAAGAATGGAATTAGGTGAGCCTGATAGCTCAGGAAGAAGGAGACCTATTGAAATACCGGGGTCTGAATTTACCATAGAAGTAGATACAGTGATTATGGCATTAGGCACAAGTCCTAATAATTTGATTCCTTCCACCACAAAGGATATTGATGTACAGAGGTGGGGTGGAATTATAGCCGATGAGACAGGTAAAACTTCAAAGCCTGGCGTTTTTGCTGGAGGAGATGCGGTAACTGGAGCTGCTACTGTAATACTTGCGATGGGAGCAGGTAAACAGGCGGCAAAAGCTATAGATGAATATTTGAGAAATAAAAAGTAA
- the groL gene encoding chaperonin GroEL (60 kDa chaperone family; promotes refolding of misfolded polypeptides especially under stressful conditions; forms two stacked rings of heptamers to form a barrel-shaped 14mer; ends can be capped by GroES; misfolded proteins enter the barrel where they are refolded when GroES binds), giving the protein MAKQIKYGEEARRALERGVNAVADTVKVTLGPRGRNVVLDKKYGSPTVTNDGVTIAREIELEDPFENQGAQLLKEVATKTNDVAGDGTTTATLLAQAMVREGLKNLAAGANPMLLRRGIAKAVDAAVEGLKRISKPIDNKESIAHVASISAADEEIGNLIAEAMDKVGKDGVITVEESKTLGTTLEVVEGMQFDRGYISPYMVTDAEKMEAVLEEPVILITDKKLSNIQDLLPLLEQVVQHGKKLLIIADDVEGEALATLVVNKLRGTFTCVAVKAPGFGDRRKEMLQDIAILTGGQVISEELGYDLKDVRLDMLGRARQVKVTKENTTIVGGAGDAAEIKKRVNQIKAQIEETTSDYDREKLQERLAKLAGGVAVIQAGAATETELKEKKHRIEDALAATKAAVEEGIVPGGGIALLNVIEDVQKVVDSLDGDFKTGAKIVLRALEEPVRQIAANAGVDGSVIVEKIKAAKDPNFGYDAYKEEFTDMFKAGIVDPTKVTRTALQNAASIASMILTTEAVVVDVPEKNTAMPNPGAGMDMM; this is encoded by the coding sequence ATGGCAAAACAAATCAAATATGGAGAGGAAGCAAGAAGAGCATTAGAAAGAGGAGTTAATGCAGTTGCGGATACTGTAAAAGTTACATTAGGGCCAAGGGGTCGTAATGTAGTATTGGACAAAAAATATGGTTCACCTACGGTTACAAATGACGGTGTTACTATTGCAAGAGAGATTGAATTAGAGGATCCATTTGAAAATCAAGGCGCACAACTTTTGAAGGAAGTAGCTACAAAAACTAATGATGTCGCAGGTGATGGTACAACGACTGCAACGCTTTTAGCTCAAGCAATGGTTCGTGAGGGACTCAAAAACCTCGCAGCAGGAGCTAACCCAATGCTTTTAAGAAGAGGTATTGCGAAGGCTGTAGATGCTGCAGTTGAGGGGTTAAAGAGGATATCTAAACCTATTGATAATAAAGAATCAATTGCCCATGTTGCTTCTATCTCTGCTGCTGATGAAGAAATAGGTAATCTCATTGCAGAAGCAATGGACAAAGTAGGTAAAGATGGAGTTATAACGGTTGAAGAATCAAAGACTTTAGGTACAACCCTTGAGGTTGTTGAAGGAATGCAATTTGACAGAGGATATATTTCTCCATACATGGTAACTGATGCTGAAAAAATGGAAGCAGTATTAGAGGAGCCTGTTATACTCATAACAGATAAGAAACTTTCAAATATCCAAGACTTGTTGCCACTCTTGGAGCAAGTAGTGCAACACGGTAAGAAACTTCTTATCATAGCTGATGATGTAGAAGGAGAAGCATTGGCAACATTAGTTGTTAACAAATTAAGAGGTACATTTACGTGTGTAGCAGTAAAAGCTCCTGGCTTTGGTGACAGAAGAAAAGAAATGTTACAAGATATAGCAATACTGACAGGTGGTCAAGTAATTTCAGAAGAGTTAGGTTATGACTTAAAAGATGTGAGATTAGATATGCTTGGCCGCGCAAGACAAGTAAAAGTTACAAAAGAGAATACCACAATTGTAGGCGGAGCAGGCGATGCTGCAGAAATTAAGAAGAGAGTAAATCAAATTAAGGCTCAAATTGAGGAAACTACCTCTGATTATGATAGAGAAAAATTACAAGAAAGACTGGCAAAATTGGCCGGTGGCGTAGCTGTCATTCAAGCTGGTGCTGCAACTGAGACAGAGCTTAAAGAAAAGAAACACAGAATTGAAGACGCATTGGCGGCTACAAAAGCAGCAGTGGAGGAAGGTATAGTACCTGGTGGCGGTATTGCACTTCTCAATGTAATAGAAGATGTGCAAAAAGTAGTTGATTCCTTAGATGGCGACTTCAAGACAGGTGCGAAGATAGTTTTAAGAGCATTAGAAGAACCCGTAAGACAAATTGCAGCAAATGCTGGTGTTGACGGTTCTGTAATAGTAGAAAAAATAAAAGCTGCTAAAGATCCAAACTTCGGATATGATGCTTACAAGGAAGAATTTACAGACATGTTCAAAGCAGGTATCGTAGACCCAACAAAGGTTACAAGGACAGCTTTGCAAAATGCTGCATCAATTGCTTCAATGATACTTACGACAGAAGCAGTAGTGGTAGATGTACCAGAGAAGAATACAGCAATGCCTAATCCAGGAGCAGGAATGGATATGATGTGA
- a CDS encoding S8 family peptidase — MNLIPMFAFSKIAKEIYVSNKIDKRLLKKALYLRSECVPVILYSHLSYDILKEKIEKMGGSIKFELPIIKAWSVNLPCDKLKNFATLKGIHFIAEDSAVKLQLYIATQEIASRNANDLGYTGKGVTIAFLDTGIYPHPDFTKPKNRIVAFHDVVNGKKQPYDDNGHGTHVAGDAAGNGYASNGKYKGVAPEANIVAVKVLDAYGRGLSSDILAGMQWILDNKDKYNIRVVSLSIGETPSLPAFLDPLVRGVDTLWRNGLVVTVAAGNSGPNYNTITSPGTSKNAITVGAVDDKRTSDISDDEIAQFSGRGSPYLYKPDIVAPGVKIVSTASENVPFGADEVTINKAYRTATGTSMATPMAAGAAALLLEKNPNLTNVQIKNILKSTAIKIDDAGLWTQGSGMINIEEALKKV; from the coding sequence ATGAATCTTATTCCAATGTTTGCTTTTTCTAAAATAGCAAAGGAAATTTATGTATCAAATAAAATCGATAAAAGGCTTTTAAAAAAAGCATTATATTTAAGAAGTGAATGTGTTCCTGTAATTTTGTATTCCCATTTATCTTATGACATTTTAAAAGAAAAAATCGAAAAAATGGGAGGAAGTATAAAATTTGAACTACCAATCATAAAAGCCTGGTCAGTAAATTTACCTTGTGATAAATTGAAAAATTTCGCTACATTAAAAGGAATTCATTTTATAGCAGAAGACTCCGCTGTTAAGCTGCAGCTTTATATTGCCACTCAAGAAATCGCCTCTCGAAATGCGAACGATTTAGGCTACACCGGTAAGGGAGTAACAATTGCCTTTTTAGACACTGGAATATATCCTCACCCTGACTTTACCAAGCCTAAAAACCGCATAGTGGCATTTCACGATGTAGTAAATGGAAAAAAACAACCTTACGATGACAATGGCCACGGCACTCATGTAGCTGGTGACGCTGCTGGAAATGGATATGCTTCTAATGGCAAATACAAAGGCGTAGCCCCAGAAGCTAATATAGTAGCAGTAAAAGTATTAGATGCCTATGGCAGAGGTTTATCCTCTGACATATTAGCAGGAATGCAATGGATTTTAGACAACAAAGACAAATACAATATACGGGTAGTTTCTCTGTCAATAGGTGAAACTCCTTCTCTTCCTGCTTTTTTAGACCCTTTGGTGAGAGGAGTAGATACTCTTTGGAGAAATGGATTAGTAGTAACTGTTGCAGCCGGAAACTCAGGTCCTAATTACAACACAATAACTTCCCCTGGCACCAGTAAAAATGCCATAACTGTAGGAGCAGTAGATGACAAAAGAACCTCCGACATAAGTGATGACGAAATAGCTCAATTTTCTGGAAGAGGTTCGCCTTATCTATACAAACCAGACATAGTAGCACCAGGTGTAAAAATAGTCTCTACTGCTTCAGAAAATGTACCTTTTGGTGCAGATGAAGTTACGATAAATAAAGCATATAGAACAGCAACAGGGACTTCTATGGCGACTCCAATGGCAGCAGGAGCAGCAGCTCTACTCCTTGAAAAAAATCCTAATTTGACTAATGTACAAATAAAAAATATTTTAAAATCGACAGCAATAAAAATTGACGATGCAGGTCTATGGACACAAGGCAGTGGAATGATAAATATAGAAGAGGCGTTAAAAAAAGTATGA
- the groES gene encoding co-chaperone GroES, with protein MRLKPLGDRVVVKVIQAEEVTKGGVILPGTAKEKPQQGEVVAVGTGQYIDGKKVELEVKVGDRVIFSKYAGTEVKLDGEEYLLLRESDILAIIE; from the coding sequence ATGAGATTAAAACCACTCGGAGACAGAGTTGTGGTCAAAGTAATCCAGGCAGAAGAAGTTACAAAAGGTGGGGTTATTTTACCAGGTACAGCAAAAGAAAAGCCACAACAAGGTGAAGTTGTCGCAGTAGGAACAGGACAATACATAGACGGCAAAAAGGTAGAATTAGAAGTAAAAGTCGGTGACAGAGTAATCTTCTCCAAATATGCTGGGACAGAAGTTAAGTTAGATGGTGAAGAATATCTACTTTTAAGAGAAAGCGATATTCTAGCAATTATAGAATAA
- the guaB gene encoding IMP dehydrogenase, with product MEEKFVKEGLTFDDVLLIPAKSDVLPKDVDLKTKLTKKITLNIPLMSAGMDTVTESKLAIAIAREGGIGVIHKNMSIERQALEVDKVKRSEHGVITDPFSLTPDHTIKDAAELMARYKISGVPITVDSKLVGIITNRDIRFEDDLDKPIREVMTKDNLVTAPPGTTLEEARQILKKHKIEKLPLVDENNVLKGLITIKDIEKAVEFPNAAKDSKGRLLVAAAVGVGKDMMDRVKALVEAGVDAIVIDTAHGHSKGVLEAVSKIKEKYPDLQLIAGNVATAEATRDLIERGADCVKVGIGPGSICTTRVIAGVGVPQITAIYDCAQEADKYGIPIIADGGIKYSGDIVKAIAAGASVVMLGSLFAGTEESPGEIEIYQGRSYKVYRGMGSLGAMKEGSSDRYFQEDVTKFVPEGVEGRVPYKGPLKETVYQLVGGLRAGMGYCGVRNIEELRTKTKFIKITQAGLTESHPHDIIITKEAPNYNLR from the coding sequence ATGGAGGAAAAGTTTGTTAAAGAAGGTTTAACTTTTGACGATGTTCTTTTAATTCCTGCTAAATCCGATGTGCTTCCTAAGGATGTAGATTTAAAGACAAAGCTTACTAAAAAAATTACTTTAAACATTCCTTTAATGAGTGCTGGAATGGACACTGTTACAGAATCCAAACTTGCGATTGCTATAGCAAGGGAAGGCGGCATAGGTGTAATTCACAAAAACATGTCTATTGAAAGACAAGCTTTAGAAGTTGACAAAGTCAAAAGGTCAGAGCATGGTGTCATAACGGACCCTTTCTCTCTTACTCCTGACCATACTATTAAAGATGCAGCTGAACTTATGGCAAGGTATAAAATATCTGGAGTACCTATCACTGTTGATTCGAAACTTGTAGGAATAATCACTAATCGCGATATAAGATTTGAAGATGATTTGGATAAACCTATAAGAGAAGTTATGACAAAAGACAATTTGGTAACTGCTCCTCCTGGAACCACTTTAGAGGAAGCAAGACAGATACTAAAAAAACATAAAATAGAAAAATTGCCGTTAGTAGATGAAAACAACGTTTTAAAAGGGCTCATAACCATAAAAGATATAGAAAAAGCAGTTGAGTTTCCTAATGCGGCAAAGGACAGCAAGGGAAGACTTTTAGTGGCTGCTGCTGTCGGTGTTGGGAAAGACATGATGGATAGAGTCAAAGCATTAGTAGAAGCAGGTGTAGACGCTATCGTGATAGATACAGCTCACGGTCATTCTAAAGGAGTTTTGGAGGCTGTCTCTAAGATAAAAGAAAAATATCCAGACCTGCAGCTGATAGCAGGAAATGTAGCTACGGCTGAAGCCACAAGAGACTTAATAGAGAGAGGGGCAGATTGTGTAAAAGTTGGTATTGGCCCAGGGTCAATCTGTACTACGAGAGTGATCGCTGGAGTAGGAGTTCCTCAAATTACTGCTATTTACGATTGTGCTCAAGAAGCGGACAAGTATGGGATACCTATAATTGCAGATGGAGGGATTAAGTATTCGGGGGACATCGTAAAAGCCATTGCGGCGGGAGCTTCTGTAGTTATGCTGGGAAGCCTTTTTGCAGGAACAGAAGAAAGTCCCGGAGAAATAGAGATATATCAAGGAAGAAGCTATAAGGTCTATAGAGGCATGGGTTCTTTAGGAGCAATGAAAGAAGGAAGCTCAGATAGGTATTTCCAAGAAGATGTCACAAAGTTTGTACCAGAAGGGGTAGAAGGAAGGGTACCTTATAAAGGACCTTTAAAAGAGACAGTGTATCAATTAGTTGGTGGTTTAAGAGCAGGAATGGGATATTGTGGTGTTCGCAATATTGAAGAACTTAGGACAAAAACAAAATTTATAAAAATAACGCAGGCAGGATTAACTGAAAGTCATCCTCATGATATAATTATTACAAAGGAAGCTCCTAATTATAATTTGAGATAA
- a CDS encoding DUF554 domain-containing protein translates to MLGTIVNSIAIIVGGTIGTLLKVGIPERFKNIVMQGVALSVMIIGISSGLQFNNLMVVIVSLVIGGIIGEALNIEEYLNKLGDTFQKKLSKDNSSTISKGFVTASLVYCIGAMAIVGALKDGLSGDHSILFAKSVLDGISSIIFASTFGLGVVFSAISVFLYQGSISLGASFLQGLLTKPVIDDMTAVGGVLIFAISLNMLEIKNIKVGNLLPAIFIPIFYQILLNIIKGF, encoded by the coding sequence ATGCTAGGAACTATTGTAAATTCAATTGCAATAATTGTGGGTGGTACTATTGGTACCCTTCTTAAAGTAGGAATTCCAGAAAGGTTTAAAAATATAGTCATGCAGGGTGTCGCCTTAAGCGTTATGATAATAGGAATTTCTAGTGGCCTTCAATTTAATAATTTAATGGTAGTGATCGTGAGCCTTGTAATAGGTGGTATTATAGGAGAAGCCTTAAATATTGAAGAATATTTAAATAAGTTAGGAGATACATTTCAAAAAAAATTAAGTAAAGATAACAGTTCTACAATTAGCAAAGGTTTTGTGACAGCAAGTTTGGTATACTGCATTGGTGCTATGGCAATTGTAGGTGCTTTAAAAGATGGACTTTCTGGAGATCACAGTATACTATTTGCTAAATCTGTTCTAGATGGAATTTCCTCAATAATTTTTGCTTCCACTTTTGGATTAGGTGTTGTTTTTTCAGCTATTTCGGTATTTTTGTATCAAGGTTCTATTTCATTAGGTGCATCTTTTTTGCAAGGGCTTTTGACAAAACCAGTGATTGACGACATGACAGCTGTAGGAGGAGTATTGATATTTGCGATTTCTTTGAATATGTTAGAGATTAAGAATATAAAAGTAGGGAATTTATTACCGGCTATTTTTATACCCATTTTTTATCAGATTTTACTAAACATTATAAAAGGATTTTAG
- a CDS encoding sulfide/dihydroorotate dehydrogenase-like FAD/NAD-binding protein, whose product MYKIVRKEVLNPVVKLMDIEAPRVAKSAKPGQFVIIRIYDKGERIPLTIADYDPEKGTVTIVFQEVGKSTKLLGTLNAGDYILDFVGPLGNSMEVPKDAKKILGVGGGVGIPALYPKLKVLHQEGYKVEAILGGRSEEYVIFKKEMEAVCDKVYYATDDGTLGKKGFVTDVLKEVLENDKEIDYIITVGPVIMMKNVCKMTKEYNIPTIVSMNPLMVDGTGMCGACRIEVGGETKFVCMDGPIFDGHLVNFDLAMTRLNMFKQQEKLSLELYEHGGGHHGR is encoded by the coding sequence ATGTACAAAATCGTGAGAAAAGAGGTACTAAATCCTGTCGTCAAACTCATGGATATTGAAGCGCCAAGAGTTGCGAAGAGTGCAAAACCTGGTCAGTTTGTCATTATTAGAATTTATGATAAAGGGGAAAGGATTCCTCTTACTATTGCAGATTATGACCCGGAAAAGGGAACAGTTACAATTGTATTTCAAGAAGTTGGGAAATCGACGAAGTTATTGGGAACTCTCAATGCAGGAGATTATATTTTGGATTTTGTAGGGCCTTTAGGGAATTCTATGGAAGTTCCCAAAGATGCTAAAAAAATATTAGGTGTTGGCGGTGGTGTAGGTATACCTGCCCTTTATCCTAAATTAAAAGTGCTACATCAAGAAGGTTATAAAGTTGAAGCGATTCTTGGCGGTAGAAGTGAAGAATATGTAATTTTCAAGAAAGAAATGGAGGCTGTCTGTGACAAAGTATATTATGCTACAGACGATGGTACTCTAGGAAAAAAGGGCTTTGTGACAGATGTATTGAAAGAAGTATTGGAAAATGACAAAGAAATAGATTATATTATTACAGTTGGTCCTGTCATAATGATGAAAAATGTTTGCAAGATGACCAAAGAATACAATATACCAACTATAGTCAGTATGAACCCATTGATGGTAGATGGAACAGGGATGTGCGGCGCTTGTAGAATTGAGGTTGGCGGTGAGACAAAATTTGTATGTATGGATGGTCCAATTTTTGATGGACACCTTGTGAATTTTGACTTAGCCATGACAAGGCTTAATATGTTTAAACAACAAGAAAAACTATCATTAGAACTTTATGAACATGGAGGTGGTCACCATGGCCGTTAA
- a CDS encoding HutP family protein, with amino-acid sequence MKLLKSIDVARIAVKMAMSTREEEEILKNKYWKQGVKVAAVDYGGEYVNSISKIIERAVVAAKREGIIEDTHAAEGAVAGAAHEAAIQVMNKAMGLNVGGKIGIAYADEHLCVCVFFAVGMLNLNEVAIGLGHRSLK; translated from the coding sequence ATGAAACTACTAAAAAGCATCGATGTAGCCAGAATTGCTGTAAAAATGGCCATGTCTACAAGAGAAGAGGAAGAAATACTAAAAAACAAATATTGGAAACAAGGAGTAAAAGTTGCAGCTGTTGACTATGGTGGAGAATACGTAAATTCTATATCTAAAATTATTGAAAGAGCGGTAGTAGCGGCTAAAAGAGAAGGAATTATAGAAGACACACACGCTGCAGAAGGAGCTGTAGCAGGAGCTGCGCATGAGGCTGCTATACAAGTCATGAACAAAGCTATGGGACTTAATGTAGGTGGAAAAATAGGCATTGCCTATGCTGATGAGCATCTTTGTGTTTGTGTGTTTTTTGCTGTAGGGATGCTAAACTTAAATGAAGTGGCAATTGGACTAGGACATAGGTCATTAAAATAA
- a CDS encoding DNA-3-methyladenine glycosylase family protein, translated as MKYSVEEKGTKVIVRGIEDFNLKETFECGQCFRWNEEEDGSYTGVAYDRVINVKLEEDMLIIDNTDLNDFYDIWFDYFDLGRDYKQIKENLSRDPILKEAIQYGQGIRILRQDTWETLVSFIISQNNRIPQIKKVIENLASSFGEPIEYKGKIYYTFPKAEELVMFDVETIAKTKCGFRAKYILDAASKVFSGEIDLLKLFEYSTNDIRDILMNINGVGPKVADCVILYSIGRYDTFPTDVWIKRIVEYLYLKREGTPLEIQLFAIDKFGDLSGFAQQYLFYYGREMGKKIFNERKK; from the coding sequence ATGAAATATAGTGTGGAAGAAAAGGGGACAAAGGTAATTGTAAGGGGGATTGAAGACTTTAATCTTAAGGAGACTTTTGAATGCGGACAGTGTTTTAGATGGAATGAAGAAGAGGATGGGAGCTATACAGGAGTTGCTTACGATAGAGTCATAAACGTGAAATTGGAAGAAGACATGTTGATAATTGACAATACAGATTTAAATGACTTTTATGACATTTGGTTTGACTATTTTGATTTGGGAAGGGATTATAAGCAAATAAAAGAAAATCTTTCAAGAGATCCCATATTAAAAGAAGCAATTCAATATGGGCAAGGTATAAGGATTTTGCGCCAAGATACATGGGAAACTCTAGTCTCTTTTATAATCTCACAAAATAATAGAATACCCCAAATAAAAAAAGTTATAGAAAATCTTGCTAGTTCCTTTGGAGAGCCAATTGAGTACAAAGGAAAAATCTATTACACTTTTCCTAAAGCAGAAGAATTAGTTATGTTTGATGTTGAGACGATTGCCAAGACAAAATGCGGTTTTAGAGCGAAATATATACTGGACGCGGCTTCTAAAGTTTTTTCTGGAGAAATAGATCTTTTAAAATTGTTTGAATACAGCACTAATGACATAAGAGATATTCTTATGAATATAAACGGAGTGGGTCCTAAAGTTGCAGATTGTGTCATTTTGTATTCAATAGGGAGATATGACACTTTTCCTACAGATGTATGGATAAAAAGAATTGTTGAATATTTGTATTTAAAAAGAGAGGGAACCCCTTTGGAGATTCAACTATTTGCAATAGATAAATTTGGAGATTTGTCTGGTTTTGCGCAACAGTATTTATTCTATTATGGTAGGGAGATGGGGAAAAAAATCTTTAACGAAAGGAAGAAATAG
- a CDS encoding glutamate synthase-related protein, translating to MTIWSKSNDVLGTVNRGNPAESGLCTLCMADCQGKCETWLSSLLGRKMLYPRDFGMVTAGSSNTTSIGVSYNSLRIMGYNYGAYGLGQNISNSSDDCIFPNVNIETEFGSEEKTKSRIPIMTGALGSTFIAAKYWDPLAIGAALVGFPIVIGENVAGIDKEAVIENGRIKKAPELDRRINTYLRYFDGYGAIIVQVNVEDLRNGVAEYVIEKYADKVIIELKWGQGAKSIGGEIQVKDIEYATFLKKRGYIVDPDPEKPEIVEGFKNGAVKSFARHSRLGYTHLSSPEEVREEFMKTVEYLRKIGYKKITLKTGSYSMDSLAMAIKFATEAKLDLLTIDGSGGGTGMSPWNMMQTWGVPSILLHSKAYEYASILANKGQKVVDMAFAGGFAREDHVFKALALGAPFTKLVCMGRALMIPAFVGSNIEGVLHPERKGKVNGNWDSLPPTVSQLGLKAEEIFAGYYEVKKKVGENEMKNIPYGAIAVWTLADKLAAGLQQLMAGARKFSLKAISREDIASANRETERETGIPFITDIRNDVARDILNS from the coding sequence ATGACCATATGGTCAAAATCAAATGATGTACTAGGAACAGTAAACAGAGGAAATCCAGCGGAATCCGGCTTGTGCACACTTTGCATGGCGGATTGCCAGGGAAAGTGCGAAACCTGGCTTTCTAGTCTTCTGGGCAGAAAAATGTTGTACCCTAGAGATTTTGGTATGGTAACAGCTGGAAGCAGCAACACAACGTCCATTGGCGTATCTTACAATTCATTGAGGATAATGGGATATAATTACGGTGCTTATGGGTTAGGTCAAAATATTTCCAATTCTTCTGATGACTGCATATTCCCAAATGTAAATATTGAAACTGAATTTGGTAGTGAAGAAAAAACAAAATCAAGAATTCCTATTATGACTGGTGCTCTCGGGTCGACTTTTATTGCAGCAAAGTACTGGGACCCATTAGCTATAGGTGCGGCTCTTGTAGGCTTTCCGATAGTAATAGGCGAAAATGTGGCAGGTATTGATAAGGAGGCAGTAATAGAAAATGGCAGAATTAAAAAGGCACCGGAACTAGACAGAAGAATAAATACTTATCTTCGTTATTTTGATGGATATGGTGCTATTATTGTCCAGGTGAATGTAGAAGACTTAAGGAACGGTGTGGCAGAATATGTTATTGAAAAGTACGCTGATAAGGTAATAATAGAGCTTAAATGGGGACAGGGTGCAAAAAGTATTGGTGGCGAAATTCAAGTTAAGGATATTGAATATGCTACTTTCTTAAAAAAGAGGGGTTACATTGTCGATCCTGATCCAGAAAAGCCTGAAATTGTTGAAGGATTTAAAAACGGTGCTGTAAAATCTTTTGCAAGGCACAGTAGACTCGGATATACTCATCTATCTTCCCCTGAAGAAGTGAGGGAAGAATTTATGAAAACCGTAGAGTATTTACGAAAAATCGGGTATAAAAAAATCACATTAAAAACCGGCTCTTATAGTATGGATAGTTTAGCTATGGCTATAAAATTTGCTACCGAAGCAAAACTTGATCTGCTCACAATCGATGGTTCAGGCGGCGGAACTGGCATGAGTCCGTGGAATATGATGCAGACATGGGGTGTACCGTCTATACTTCTGCATTCGAAAGCATATGAGTACGCATCAATCCTCGCAAATAAAGGGCAGAAAGTGGTTGATATGGCCTTTGCCGGTGGTTTTGCAAGAGAAGACCATGTTTTTAAAGCCCTTGCGCTGGGAGCACCATTTACAAAGTTAGTTTGCATGGGAAGAGCATTAATGATACCAGCCTTTGTAGGTTCGAATATAGAAGGGGTACTGCATCCGGAAAGGAAAGGCAAGGTAAATGGAAATTGGGACAGCTTGCCGCCGACGGTTTCTCAGCTTGGCCTCAAAGCAGAGGAAATTTTCGCAGGTTACTATGAGGTGAAAAAGAAAGTGGGAGAAAATGAAATGAAAAATATACCTTATGGAGCTATAGCCGTATGGACTTTAGCGGATAAATTGGCTGCAGGTTTGCAACAGCTGATGGCGGGAGCAAGAAAGTTTTCTCTCAAAGCAATTTCAAGAGAAGATATTGCTTCGGCCAACAGGGAAACTGAAAGGGAAACTGGGATACCATTTATCACAGATATAAGGAATGATGTTGCGAGAGATATTTTAAATTCTTAA